A genomic window from Streptomyces sp. NBC_00234 includes:
- a CDS encoding dynamin family protein — protein sequence MDVRPQLIDALSALRDRVAAVRLPLPLPGAERARQTRVELLAQLDDYLLPRLKDPEAPLLAVIGGSTGAGKSTLVNSLVGCRVSQAGVLRPTTRTPVLVCHPDDHHWFAGVRVLPQLTRIWLPPGQARDPDGLDDLGAAGGDDEEAALRVETAVSLPRGLALLDAPDIDSLVVRNRVLAAELICAADVWVMVTTASRYADAVPWYLLRTAKEYDASLVTVLDRVPHQVIAEVSRQYAALLTRAGLGEIPRFTIPELPESAGGGSGLLPTTAVAPLRAWLTHRAHDPAARQQAVGRTASGVMESLNVRMPELAGAVAAQYAASVRLTGVVEEAYRKETSRIRSRLQSGAVLAGDARTRWRGYPLDSSAGELLEALVESLVALLQSAVAAADDEIRTRWRQEPASGAFRFEDAGREAGGWGPAEDIQGRIAMAVRRWRRVLEELAEEEVRLLERNVAPDAETVAALLAAALLGGRRARTAGEQLAERIGAQGALRLRDKGGALLTTYLDQVMHGERDRRLAPLDALDVAPEPQAELIAALSVLQKERVQP from the coding sequence ATGGACGTACGGCCTCAGCTCATCGACGCACTTTCCGCCCTGCGCGACCGTGTCGCCGCCGTGCGTCTTCCACTCCCTCTTCCAGGGGCCGAACGGGCCCGGCAAACCAGAGTCGAGCTGCTCGCGCAGCTCGACGACTATCTGCTTCCACGACTCAAGGATCCCGAGGCTCCGCTGCTCGCGGTGATCGGTGGCTCGACCGGCGCGGGCAAGTCCACGCTGGTGAACTCGCTCGTGGGGTGCCGGGTCAGCCAGGCCGGTGTGCTGCGTCCGACGACCCGGACACCGGTGCTCGTCTGCCACCCGGACGACCACCACTGGTTCGCCGGGGTGCGGGTGCTGCCGCAGCTGACCAGGATCTGGCTGCCGCCGGGTCAGGCCAGGGACCCGGACGGCCTGGACGACCTCGGTGCCGCCGGCGGGGACGACGAGGAGGCTGCCCTGCGGGTCGAGACCGCCGTCAGCCTGCCGCGCGGTCTCGCGCTGCTGGACGCGCCCGACATCGACTCCCTCGTCGTACGGAACCGCGTGCTCGCCGCGGAACTCATCTGCGCCGCCGACGTCTGGGTGATGGTGACCACCGCGTCGCGGTACGCCGACGCCGTGCCCTGGTATCTGCTGCGTACGGCCAAGGAGTACGACGCCTCCCTCGTCACCGTCCTCGACCGGGTGCCGCACCAGGTGATCGCCGAGGTCTCCCGGCAGTACGCGGCCCTGCTCACCAGGGCCGGGCTGGGCGAGATCCCCCGGTTCACCATCCCCGAGCTGCCCGAGTCCGCGGGCGGTGGCAGCGGTCTGCTGCCCACCACCGCAGTCGCCCCGCTGCGGGCCTGGCTCACCCACCGCGCCCATGACCCGGCGGCCCGTCAGCAGGCCGTCGGGCGCACGGCGTCCGGGGTCATGGAGTCGCTGAACGTCCGGATGCCGGAGCTGGCCGGGGCCGTCGCCGCCCAGTACGCGGCCTCGGTGCGGCTGACCGGCGTCGTCGAGGAGGCGTACCGCAAGGAGACGTCCCGGATCCGTTCCAGGCTCCAGAGCGGCGCCGTGCTCGCCGGGGACGCCCGGACCCGGTGGCGCGGCTATCCCCTCGACAGCTCCGCGGGGGAGTTGCTGGAAGCGCTGGTCGAGAGCCTGGTGGCGCTGCTCCAGTCGGCGGTGGCCGCCGCCGACGACGAGATCCGCACGAGGTGGCGGCAGGAACCGGCTTCCGGCGCGTTCCGCTTCGAGGACGCCGGACGGGAAGCCGGCGGATGGGGACCGGCCGAGGACATCCAGGGTCGTATCGCCATGGCCGTACGACGCTGGCGCCGCGTCCTCGAAGAGCTGGCCGAGGAAGAGGTGCGGCTCCTGGAACGGAATGTCGCCCCCGACGCCGAGACCGTGGCCGCGCTGCTGGCCGCCGCCCTGCTCGGCGGGCGTCGCGCCCGCACCGCGGGGGAGCAGCTCGCCGAGCGGATCGGCGCCCAGGGCGCGCTGCGGCTGCGCGACAAGGGCGGGGCCCTGCTCACCACCTATCTCGACCAGGTCATGCACGGGGAGCGGGACCGGCGGCTCGCGCCCCTCGATGCGCTCGACGTGGCGCCGGAGCCGCAGGCCGAGCTGATCGCCGCGCTGTCCGTACTGCAGAAGGAGAGGGTCCAGCCATGA
- a CDS encoding oxidoreductase — translation MTQKKRWTTEDIPDQAGRLFVVTGANSGLGLATTRALARRGARVILAVRDEEKGRRAVAEISAAQPGAALEVRPLDLADLDSVRAFAAGMRADHPRLDALVNNAGVMAPPRSLSAQGHELQFAANHLGHFALTGLLLGLLGDGRDPRVVTVSSIKHRQGRIRFDDLSGERGYRPMAFYDQSKLANALFGHELHRRLTEAGSPVRSVLAHPGYTATNLQLAAPTGLMRFVFGRIGNPLLAQSPAHGALPQLYAATAPDIAGGDFIGPDGPAELRGAPTRVRLSPAATDPGTAARLWQLSEELTSVRFTI, via the coding sequence ATGACGCAGAAGAAGCGCTGGACCACCGAGGACATCCCGGACCAGGCCGGGCGGCTGTTCGTCGTCACCGGAGCCAACAGCGGCCTCGGCCTGGCGACGACCCGGGCGCTCGCCCGCCGCGGCGCGCGCGTGATCCTCGCCGTACGCGACGAGGAGAAGGGCCGCCGCGCCGTCGCGGAGATCTCCGCGGCACAGCCGGGCGCCGCCCTGGAGGTGCGCCCCCTCGACCTGGCCGACCTCGACTCGGTCCGGGCCTTCGCCGCCGGGATGCGCGCGGACCATCCGCGCCTGGACGCGCTCGTCAACAACGCCGGAGTGATGGCGCCCCCGCGCTCGCTGAGCGCCCAGGGCCACGAGCTCCAGTTCGCCGCCAACCACCTCGGCCACTTCGCGCTCACCGGACTGCTCCTCGGCCTGCTGGGCGACGGGCGCGACCCCCGTGTGGTCACGGTCAGCTCGATCAAGCACCGCCAGGGCCGCATCCGCTTCGACGACCTCTCCGGCGAGCGCGGGTACAGGCCGATGGCCTTCTACGACCAGTCGAAGCTCGCCAACGCCCTGTTCGGCCACGAGCTCCACCGGCGGCTGACCGAGGCCGGCAGCCCGGTACGCAGCGTGCTGGCCCACCCCGGCTACACGGCCACCAACCTGCAACTGGCCGCGCCGACGGGCCTGATGCGCTTCGTCTTCGGCCGCATCGGCAACCCCCTGCTCGCCCAGTCCCCGGCCCACGGCGCCCTGCCCCAGCTGTACGCGGCGACCGCCCCGGACATCGCGGGCGGCGACTTCATCGGCCCGGACGGCCCGGCGGAACTGCGCGGCGCGCCGACGCGGGTGCGTCTGTCCCCCGCGGCAACCGACCCCGGGACGGCCGCGCGCCTGTGGCAGCTCTCGGAGGAGCTGACCTCCGTACGCTTCACGATCTAG
- a CDS encoding acyl-CoA-like ligand-binding transcription factor produces the protein MVCTIGEVSSRPETSSLAQRKRQLVSDELTEAALQLLALKGFDVVTVDEIVTTAGVSKRTFFRYFASKEDVVVQFLADMGTGMRAELAERPAGEPPSVALRHAVTVPLATCADHSERALRVVQLILRTPALRARFLERQGQWHDDLTAELGQRLGRDPETDLYPRMAAGMALTAFDTVLARWSGSDGTQDPTELIARAFALVAPALDAVRGQG, from the coding sequence ATGGTGTGTACCATCGGCGAGGTGAGCTCCCGCCCTGAAACCAGCAGCCTGGCCCAGCGCAAGCGTCAGCTCGTGTCGGACGAACTGACCGAGGCCGCGCTGCAGTTGCTGGCGCTCAAGGGCTTCGACGTGGTCACCGTCGACGAGATCGTGACCACCGCCGGCGTGTCCAAGCGGACGTTTTTCCGGTACTTCGCGTCCAAGGAGGACGTGGTCGTCCAGTTCCTCGCCGACATGGGCACCGGTATGCGCGCGGAGCTGGCGGAGCGCCCCGCCGGTGAGCCGCCGTCCGTGGCGCTGCGGCACGCCGTCACGGTCCCGCTGGCCACCTGCGCCGACCACTCCGAGAGGGCGCTGCGCGTGGTCCAGCTGATTCTGCGTACGCCCGCCCTGCGCGCCCGCTTCCTGGAGCGGCAGGGGCAGTGGCACGACGATCTGACGGCCGAGCTGGGGCAGCGGCTCGGCCGCGATCCCGAAACCGACCTGTACCCGCGGATGGCCGCCGGGATGGCGCTGACCGCCTTCGACACCGTGCTCGCACGGTGGAGCGGCAGCGACGGGACGCAGGACCCCACCGAACTGATCGCGCGGGCTTTCGCCCTCGTCGCCCCCGCGCTGGATGCCGTGCGGGGGCAGGGCTGA
- a CDS encoding FG-GAP repeat protein, with protein MASRAFGTTVALAITVAAAAVVTAPAAQAAAPARATASAAAPTAPVAPVPGRTDYNGDGFADLAVAAPGATVNGKAGAGYVGVVYGSASGPATATKQIVTQDSAGVPDVAEAGDAFGSAIVSADLDRDGYSDLVVGAETEKDGTVERTGLLTVVWGGASGLSGGATLYTGEQYDGVGGRLTAGDFNGDGAPDLATVKWADLQTLSGPFTRAGAAAGTTAYPDMDDMRYLDLASGDVNGDGRDDVVALRHSGDEYDSRSVAVAAGGATGLGPLAPVKGADGYAIEGGEHLAVGRVNGDVYADLVVGRSVDGYDSDLDLPLAKGGMVTYVPGGATGAQGTRTKVFNQDSAGIPGAAEASDGFGSSVAIGDTNGDGYGDVAVGVSGEALGTVARAGAVLVMPGTSTGPTGTGTKGFNQDTAGVAGVAELNDRFGAAAAFVDGNKDGRAELAVGAPGEDAGAGALWFFPATTAGTTATGSSAINNATLATVAVKAALGASFGR; from the coding sequence GTGGCATCCCGAGCATTCGGAACGACCGTGGCACTCGCCATCACCGTGGCCGCCGCCGCGGTCGTCACCGCACCCGCGGCCCAGGCGGCGGCCCCTGCGCGCGCGACCGCGTCCGCCGCTGCGCCGACGGCACCGGTCGCCCCGGTCCCGGGCCGTACCGACTACAACGGCGACGGATTCGCCGACCTCGCGGTCGCCGCACCCGGCGCCACCGTCAACGGCAAGGCGGGGGCGGGTTACGTCGGTGTGGTCTACGGCTCCGCGAGCGGTCCGGCGACCGCCACCAAGCAGATCGTCACCCAGGACTCGGCGGGTGTCCCCGACGTGGCGGAGGCCGGTGACGCCTTCGGCAGCGCGATCGTCTCCGCCGACCTCGACCGGGACGGCTACAGCGACCTGGTGGTCGGCGCCGAGACCGAGAAGGACGGCACCGTCGAGCGCACGGGCCTGCTGACCGTCGTCTGGGGCGGGGCGAGCGGCCTGTCCGGAGGCGCCACGCTCTACACGGGCGAGCAGTACGACGGGGTCGGCGGCCGGCTCACGGCGGGCGACTTCAACGGAGACGGCGCCCCGGACCTCGCCACCGTCAAGTGGGCCGACCTCCAGACCCTGTCGGGCCCCTTCACCCGTGCGGGAGCCGCGGCCGGCACCACCGCCTACCCCGACATGGACGACATGCGCTACCTCGACCTCGCCTCCGGCGACGTCAACGGGGACGGCCGCGACGACGTCGTCGCGCTCCGGCACTCCGGCGACGAGTACGACAGCCGCTCGGTCGCCGTCGCCGCCGGTGGCGCCACCGGCCTGGGGCCTCTCGCCCCGGTCAAGGGCGCCGACGGCTACGCGATCGAGGGCGGCGAACACCTCGCCGTCGGCCGGGTCAACGGTGACGTCTACGCCGACCTCGTCGTCGGACGATCCGTCGACGGCTACGACAGCGACCTCGACCTGCCGCTCGCCAAGGGCGGCATGGTCACCTACGTACCGGGCGGAGCCACCGGCGCGCAGGGCACCAGGACGAAGGTCTTCAACCAGGACTCGGCGGGCATCCCCGGTGCGGCGGAGGCGTCGGACGGCTTCGGTTCGTCCGTCGCGATCGGCGACACCAACGGCGACGGCTACGGGGACGTCGCGGTGGGTGTCTCGGGCGAGGCGCTCGGAACGGTCGCGCGGGCGGGCGCGGTCCTGGTGATGCCCGGCACCTCCACCGGCCCCACGGGTACGGGGACCAAGGGCTTCAACCAGGACACGGCGGGCGTGGCCGGAGTCGCCGAGCTCAACGACAGGTTCGGCGCGGCTGCGGCCTTCGTCGACGGCAACAAGGACGGCCGCGCGGAACTCGCGGTGGGTGCCCCGGGAGAGGACGCGGGCGCGGGCGCGCTCTGGTTCTTCCCCGCCACGACGGCCGGCACCACGGCCACGGGCTCGTCGGCCATCAACAACGCGACGCTCGCGACGGTCGCCGTGAAGGCCGCACTGGGCGCGTCCTTCGGCCGCTGA
- a CDS encoding GNAT family N-acetyltransferase: protein MGTEVRLVAGASLPVHADGIRRVYAEVFSAPPWDEDEAMAGLYVERLAADAQRPGFTAALAFDGDTVVGFATAWSTPESFPEDRSYGHVAAALGPERTTAWLCGGLEVDELAVTARARGTGLGAALLTTVTGPAADGRCWLLTSVRAQGALRFYQRAGWYQVPVTVPGRAALTVLLGPRHPARPDASGPDAPRPEGS, encoded by the coding sequence GTGGGCACAGAGGTGCGGCTCGTGGCGGGCGCGAGTCTGCCGGTGCACGCCGACGGCATCCGACGGGTGTACGCGGAGGTGTTCTCGGCCCCGCCGTGGGACGAGGACGAGGCCATGGCCGGCCTCTACGTGGAACGGCTGGCCGCCGACGCGCAGCGGCCCGGGTTCACGGCCGCGCTCGCGTTCGACGGGGACACGGTGGTCGGATTCGCCACCGCCTGGTCCACGCCCGAGTCCTTTCCGGAGGACCGCAGTTACGGACACGTGGCCGCCGCCCTCGGGCCGGAGCGGACCACCGCCTGGCTGTGCGGCGGGCTCGAGGTCGACGAACTCGCCGTCACCGCACGGGCGCGCGGCACGGGCCTGGGCGCGGCCCTTCTCACGACGGTCACGGGTCCGGCGGCGGACGGCCGTTGCTGGCTGCTGACCTCGGTCCGCGCGCAGGGGGCGCTGCGCTTCTACCAGCGGGCCGGCTGGTACCAGGTGCCCGTGACGGTGCCCGGCAGAGCGGCCCTGACGGTCCTGCTGGGCCCCCGGCACCCGGCCCGACCGGACGCGTCGGGACCGGATGCGCCACGGCCGGAAGGCTCCTGA
- a CDS encoding sugar ABC transporter ATP-binding protein gives MNQSATGPAPVLALKGVSKSFGAVRALQDVSLSLFPGEAHAVAGENGAGKSTLIKALAGVHRPDSGQVLLDGEPVVFHGPADARDAGIAVIYQEPTLFPDLSIAENIFMGRQPRRAFGRIDHQAVRETTAALMRRLGVDLAPDRPARGLSIADQQIVEIAKALSFDARVLIMDEPTAALTGSETARLFSVVQTLRAEGAAVLFISHRLDEIFELCQRVTTLRDGRWISSEPLDGLTEDDLVRRMVGRDLGDLYPKQDAEVGEVALSVRRLTREGVFRDVSFEVRRGEIVALAGLVGAGRTEVAQAVFGVDRADAGEVRVNGTVLRAGSPTAAMAAGLALVPEDRRQRGLVMDMSIERNIGLTGLDEVRRGGLVSRALEHDRAADWAVRLQLKYNRLADAVGVLSGGNQQKVVLAKWLATEPCVLVVDEPTRGIDVGTKAEVHRLLSSLAAEGLAVLMISSDLPEVIGMADRVLVMHEGRLVAEIPRATATEESVMAAATGLGGRTAA, from the coding sequence ATGAACCAGTCCGCCACGGGCCCGGCCCCGGTCCTGGCCCTGAAGGGCGTGAGCAAGTCCTTCGGAGCCGTACGGGCCCTGCAGGACGTGTCTCTGAGCCTCTTCCCCGGCGAGGCCCACGCAGTCGCCGGGGAGAACGGCGCGGGGAAATCCACCCTCATCAAGGCCCTCGCCGGGGTCCACCGGCCCGACAGCGGGCAGGTGCTGCTTGACGGCGAGCCCGTCGTGTTCCACGGCCCGGCCGATGCCCGCGACGCGGGTATCGCGGTCATCTACCAGGAACCGACGCTCTTCCCCGACCTGTCGATCGCCGAGAACATCTTCATGGGCCGCCAGCCGCGACGCGCGTTCGGCCGGATCGACCACCAGGCGGTGCGCGAGACCACCGCGGCCCTGATGCGCCGGCTCGGAGTCGATCTGGCCCCGGACCGGCCGGCCCGCGGCCTCTCCATCGCCGACCAGCAGATCGTCGAGATCGCCAAGGCGCTCTCCTTCGACGCCCGGGTCCTGATCATGGACGAGCCGACGGCCGCGCTGACCGGCAGCGAGACGGCCCGGCTCTTCTCCGTCGTACAGACACTGCGGGCCGAGGGCGCCGCCGTGCTGTTCATCTCGCACCGCCTCGACGAGATCTTCGAGCTGTGCCAGCGCGTGACGACCCTGCGCGACGGCCGGTGGATCTCCTCCGAGCCGCTGGACGGGCTCACCGAGGACGATCTCGTACGCAGGATGGTCGGGCGCGATCTCGGCGACCTCTATCCGAAGCAGGACGCCGAGGTCGGCGAAGTCGCCCTGTCGGTACGGCGGCTGACCCGCGAAGGCGTCTTCCGCGACGTGTCGTTCGAGGTCAGGCGCGGGGAGATCGTGGCACTCGCCGGACTCGTCGGCGCCGGGCGCACCGAGGTCGCCCAGGCCGTCTTCGGCGTCGACCGCGCGGACGCCGGCGAGGTCCGGGTGAACGGCACGGTCCTGCGGGCCGGTTCGCCCACCGCCGCGATGGCCGCCGGGCTCGCGCTCGTCCCCGAGGACCGGCGCCAGCGCGGGCTCGTCATGGATATGTCGATCGAGCGCAACATCGGTCTCACCGGTCTGGACGAGGTCCGGCGGGGAGGTCTCGTCAGCCGCGCCCTGGAACACGACCGGGCCGCCGACTGGGCCGTACGCCTCCAGCTCAAGTACAACCGCCTCGCCGACGCCGTCGGCGTCCTGTCCGGCGGGAACCAGCAGAAGGTCGTCCTGGCCAAATGGCTGGCCACCGAACCGTGCGTGCTCGTCGTCGACGAACCGACGCGCGGCATCGACGTCGGCACCAAGGCCGAGGTCCACCGGCTGCTCTCCTCACTCGCCGCGGAAGGACTCGCCGTACTGATGATCTCCTCCGACCTCCCCGAGGTCATCGGGATGGCGGACCGCGTCCTCGTCATGCACGAGGGCCGGCTCGTCGCCGAGATCCCGCGCGCGACGGCCACCGAGGAATCGGTGATGGCGGCGGCGACCGGACTGGGCGGAAGGACGGCGGCATGA
- a CDS encoding ABC transporter permease, with protein MTTTIESPPETGRKAPARSAASLMDAVFRAREISIAGALLLLILGTYLANPRFLSDQGIKDLLLNASILVLLAVGQSAVVITRNIDLSVGSVVGLSAFACGRFVAGTDHGVVTVMLLGIAIGVVCGLVSGALVSFGKVPALVVTLGMLYIIQGVDYWWAQGDQISAAEVPEQILGLGSGSLLGVPYLPLVTVVLLAATAYFLRSYRSGRELYAIGSSPEAARLAGVPIRRRVLAAYAFSGAVAGFAGALWLARFGTVVADNAHGWELTVVSAVVVGGVAITGGTGTVWGAALGALLLTTIGSVLVVLKVDSFWQGAITGALLLLAISVDRIVNLRMTAALRKRSARHDHGA; from the coding sequence ATGACCACCACCATCGAGAGCCCTCCGGAGACCGGCCGGAAGGCTCCGGCGAGGAGCGCGGCCTCCCTCATGGACGCCGTCTTCCGGGCCCGTGAGATCTCCATCGCCGGGGCGCTGCTGCTGCTGATCCTCGGTACCTACCTCGCCAACCCGCGGTTCCTGTCCGACCAGGGCATCAAGGACCTGCTGCTCAACGCCTCAATCCTGGTGCTGCTCGCGGTCGGCCAGTCGGCCGTCGTCATCACCCGCAACATCGATCTGTCGGTGGGGTCCGTCGTCGGCCTCTCGGCGTTCGCCTGCGGCAGATTCGTCGCCGGGACCGACCACGGCGTGGTGACGGTGATGCTGCTCGGGATCGCCATCGGCGTGGTGTGCGGGCTGGTGTCCGGCGCCCTCGTGAGCTTCGGCAAGGTGCCGGCCCTCGTCGTGACGCTCGGCATGCTCTACATCATCCAGGGCGTCGACTACTGGTGGGCGCAGGGCGACCAGATCAGCGCCGCCGAGGTGCCGGAGCAGATCCTGGGGCTCGGCAGCGGCAGCCTCCTCGGCGTGCCGTATCTGCCGCTCGTCACCGTGGTGCTGCTCGCGGCGACCGCGTACTTCCTGCGCAGCTACCGCTCGGGCCGTGAGCTGTACGCGATCGGGTCGAGCCCCGAGGCCGCCCGGCTCGCCGGTGTGCCGATCCGGCGCCGGGTGCTCGCCGCGTACGCCTTCTCCGGCGCCGTCGCCGGTTTCGCCGGCGCCCTCTGGCTGGCGCGCTTCGGCACGGTGGTGGCGGACAACGCGCACGGCTGGGAACTCACCGTCGTCAGCGCGGTAGTCGTCGGCGGCGTCGCCATCACCGGCGGCACCGGCACCGTCTGGGGCGCGGCCCTCGGCGCCCTGCTGCTCACCACCATCGGCAGTGTCCTGGTCGTCCTGAAGGTGGACTCCTTCTGGCAGGGCGCCATCACCGGCGCACTGCTGCTGCTGGCCATCAGCGTCGACCGGATCGTGAACCTGCGGATGACCGCCGCACTGAGGAAGAGGAGCGCCCGCCATGACCATGGCGCCTGA
- a CDS encoding ABC transporter permease encodes MTMAPETTAAPQPPAKTRSGAGLLRSLALRWDTAVGVLLVAVLAVGLGTTEGFGSSGNLAFAFNDIAEVALIALPMTLLVVAGQVDLSVASMLGLGSALTGALWEAGWAFETIVPVVLLVGVAGGLLNGWLVTRVGLPSLAVTIGTLALYRGLASVALGSDAVTDFPQVYADWAVDTTTVPGTFLTYPVLLFVVLAAVTAVVLHATGLGRSLFAIGAQEEAAYFAGIRVKRIKLLLFVVTGLFASFAGIVFTLRYGSARADNGLGFEMLVIASVLLGGTDFDGGKGTLFGAVAGVLLIGVLKNLLTLNDIANEVQVIVTGLLLVASVLTPRVIASVVERRHRRAANAPAQ; translated from the coding sequence ATGACCATGGCGCCTGAGACGACGGCGGCCCCGCAGCCGCCCGCGAAGACCCGCTCCGGCGCCGGTCTCCTGCGCTCCCTCGCGCTGCGCTGGGACACCGCGGTCGGTGTGCTGCTGGTGGCGGTGCTGGCGGTCGGCCTCGGTACGACGGAGGGCTTCGGATCGAGCGGGAATCTCGCCTTCGCCTTCAACGACATCGCCGAAGTCGCCCTGATCGCCCTCCCGATGACGCTGCTGGTGGTCGCGGGCCAGGTCGATCTGTCCGTCGCCTCCATGCTGGGTCTGGGCAGCGCGCTGACCGGTGCGCTGTGGGAGGCGGGCTGGGCGTTCGAGACGATCGTGCCGGTGGTGCTCCTGGTGGGCGTCGCCGGAGGGCTCCTCAACGGCTGGCTGGTCACACGGGTGGGCCTGCCGTCCCTCGCCGTCACGATCGGCACCCTGGCGCTCTACCGGGGTCTGGCCTCGGTGGCGCTCGGCAGCGACGCGGTGACCGACTTCCCGCAGGTGTACGCGGACTGGGCCGTCGACACCACGACGGTGCCCGGCACCTTCCTCACGTATCCGGTCCTCCTCTTCGTCGTGCTGGCGGCCGTCACCGCGGTGGTGCTGCACGCCACCGGCCTGGGCCGCTCGCTGTTCGCGATCGGCGCCCAGGAGGAGGCCGCGTACTTCGCGGGCATCCGGGTCAAGCGCATCAAGCTGCTGCTGTTCGTGGTGACCGGGCTGTTCGCCTCGTTCGCGGGGATCGTCTTCACCCTGCGGTACGGAAGTGCCCGCGCCGACAACGGACTCGGCTTCGAGATGCTCGTCATCGCCTCCGTCCTGCTCGGCGGCACCGACTTCGACGGCGGAAAGGGCACGCTCTTCGGCGCGGTCGCCGGTGTCCTGCTGATCGGGGTCCTGAAGAACCTGCTCACCCTCAACGACATCGCCAACGAGGTCCAGGTCATCGTGACCGGTCTGCTGCTCGTCGCGTCGGTCCTGACCCCGCGGGTGATCGCGTCGGTCGTCGAACGAAGGCACCGGCGCGCCGCGAACGCGCCCGCCCAGTAA
- the rhaS gene encoding rhamnose ABC transporter substrate-binding protein encodes MMLRNAAGRRAVATAATALSLALALTACSGTTKDSKGSGAAKAGSSAKADPDAPLKKGLKLAFLPKQINNPYEKIVDEAGIAAAKEYGGTGKEVGPSDANASSQVSYINTLIQQRQDAILIAANDPNAVCGPLKQAMKKDIKVVAYDSDTAQDCRQLFINQASSEQIGRSLVQHLGEQLGHKGKIAILSATQNATNQNTWIEFMKKELELPAYKDMELVKVAYGDDADQKSFQQTQGLMQAYPDLKGIISPTTVGIAAAARYLSDSSYKGKVVLNGLGTPNQMRKYVKDGTVEQFSLWNPEELGYLGSYAAAALASGQITGAEGETFTAGKLGEYTVGRNGEVILGEPTVFDAENIDQFNF; translated from the coding sequence ATGATGCTCCGCAATGCCGCCGGGCGCCGCGCCGTCGCGACCGCCGCCACCGCCCTCTCCCTCGCCCTGGCCCTCACCGCCTGCTCCGGCACCACCAAGGACAGCAAGGGGAGCGGCGCCGCGAAGGCGGGCAGCTCCGCGAAGGCCGATCCGGACGCGCCGCTGAAGAAGGGCCTGAAGCTGGCCTTCCTGCCCAAGCAGATCAACAACCCGTACGAGAAGATCGTCGACGAGGCGGGTATCGCGGCGGCGAAGGAGTACGGCGGCACGGGCAAGGAGGTCGGCCCGTCCGACGCCAACGCCTCCTCGCAGGTCTCCTACATCAACACCCTGATCCAGCAGCGCCAGGACGCCATCCTGATCGCGGCCAACGACCCCAACGCGGTGTGCGGCCCGCTCAAGCAGGCCATGAAGAAGGACATCAAGGTCGTCGCGTACGACTCCGACACGGCGCAGGACTGCCGTCAGCTCTTCATCAACCAGGCCAGCTCCGAGCAGATCGGCCGCAGTCTCGTCCAGCACCTCGGTGAGCAGCTCGGCCACAAGGGCAAGATCGCGATTCTCTCGGCCACGCAGAACGCGACGAACCAGAACACCTGGATCGAGTTCATGAAGAAGGAGCTCGAACTTCCCGCGTACAAGGACATGGAGCTGGTCAAGGTCGCGTACGGGGACGACGCCGACCAGAAGTCGTTCCAGCAGACGCAGGGGCTGATGCAGGCGTACCCCGACCTCAAGGGCATCATCTCGCCCACCACGGTCGGTATCGCGGCTGCCGCCCGCTACCTCAGCGACTCCTCGTACAAGGGCAAGGTCGTCCTCAACGGGCTCGGGACACCGAACCAGATGCGGAAGTACGTCAAGGACGGCACCGTCGAGCAGTTCTCGCTGTGGAATCCCGAGGAGCTCGGCTACCTCGGTTCGTACGCGGCGGCGGCACTGGCCTCGGGGCAGATCACCGGTGCCGAGGGCGAGACGTTCACGGCGGGCAAGCTCGGCGAGTACACGGTGGGCAGGAACGGCGAGGTGATCCTCGGCGAGCCGACGGTCTTCGACGCCGAGAACATCGACCAGTTCAACTTCTGA
- a CDS encoding L-rhamnose mutarotase translates to MQRVCFLLKVREDRVDEYRARHAAVWPDMLAALSQCGWRNYSLFLREDGLLVGYLETEDFGAARDAMAATEVNERWQRDMAEFFEQPEAADEAMVPLTEVFHLA, encoded by the coding sequence GTGCAGCGCGTCTGTTTTCTGCTGAAGGTCCGCGAGGACCGCGTCGACGAGTACCGCGCGCGGCACGCCGCGGTCTGGCCCGACATGCTCGCCGCGCTCTCGCAGTGCGGCTGGCGCAACTACTCGCTCTTCCTGCGTGAGGACGGACTGCTCGTCGGCTATCTGGAGACGGAGGACTTCGGCGCCGCCCGCGACGCCATGGCGGCGACCGAGGTCAACGAGCGGTGGCAGCGGGACATGGCGGAGTTCTTCGAGCAGCCGGAGGCGGCGGACGAGGCGATGGTCCCGCTGACCGAGGTCTTCCACCTGGCCTAG